Proteins from a single region of Acidovorax sp. NCPPB 3576:
- the purE gene encoding 5-(carboxyamino)imidazole ribonucleotide mutase: protein MKPIQIGVVMGSSSDWETMQHAVQILQQFGIPHEARVVSAHRMPDDMFAYAEAAAGAGLKAIIAGAGGAAHLPGMIAAKTTVPVLGVPVASRHLQGVDSLHSIVQMPKGIPVATFAIGTAGAANAALFAVALLATEDPALRERLEAFRAEQTAAARAMALPPVSA from the coding sequence ATGAAACCCATCCAGATCGGTGTGGTCATGGGCTCCAGCAGCGACTGGGAGACCATGCAGCACGCAGTGCAGATTCTCCAGCAATTCGGCATCCCCCACGAAGCCCGCGTGGTCTCGGCCCACCGCATGCCGGACGACATGTTCGCGTATGCCGAAGCGGCGGCCGGCGCGGGGCTCAAGGCCATCATCGCGGGCGCGGGCGGTGCCGCCCACCTGCCCGGCATGATCGCCGCCAAGACCACCGTGCCGGTGCTCGGCGTGCCGGTGGCCAGCCGCCACCTGCAGGGCGTCGATTCGCTGCACAGCATCGTGCAGATGCCCAAGGGCATTCCGGTGGCGACCTTTGCCATCGGCACGGCGGGCGCGGCCAATGCGGCGCTGTTCGCCGTGGCCCTGCTGGCCACCGAGGACCCCGCCCTGCGCGAGCGGCTGGAGGCCTTCCGCGCCGAGCAGACCGCCGCGGCGCGCGCCATGGCGCTGCCACCGGTGTCCGCATGA
- the trxA gene encoding thioredoxin codes for MIDVTVENFETEVIAASMEVPVLVDFWAPWCGPCKSLGPILEKLETEYEGRFKLVKIDSDQEQQIAGMFGIRSIPTCVLLMNGQPVDGFMGAQPEGQVRAFLDKHVPTADAALAEQEEELAQDALADGDTDTALEKLQHAVATDPANDDARFDYVKLLLQLGREDDAKVAFAPVIAKAPASRKLGALKAWMDAMDFVAKEAGNPAALADFDAKIAANRRDFDARFGRARWFIAHQRWTEAMDELLEILMRDKAWNEEAARKTYVAVLEIIEPPRVKVAEGQIPPEDPTVATYRRRLSSVVLS; via the coding sequence ATGATCGATGTCACCGTAGAAAATTTTGAAACCGAAGTCATCGCCGCCTCGATGGAAGTGCCCGTGCTGGTGGACTTCTGGGCCCCGTGGTGTGGCCCTTGCAAGTCGCTTGGCCCCATCCTGGAAAAGCTGGAGACCGAGTACGAAGGCCGTTTCAAGCTCGTGAAGATCGACTCCGACCAGGAGCAGCAGATCGCCGGCATGTTCGGCATCCGCAGCATTCCCACCTGCGTGCTGCTCATGAACGGCCAGCCCGTCGATGGCTTCATGGGCGCCCAGCCCGAGGGGCAGGTGCGGGCCTTCCTCGACAAGCACGTGCCCACCGCCGATGCGGCCCTGGCCGAGCAGGAAGAGGAGTTGGCGCAGGACGCCCTGGCCGATGGCGACACCGACACCGCGCTGGAAAAGCTGCAGCATGCCGTCGCCACCGACCCCGCCAACGACGACGCCCGCTTCGACTACGTGAAGCTGCTGCTGCAGTTGGGCCGCGAAGACGACGCCAAGGTCGCGTTTGCCCCCGTGATCGCCAAGGCCCCCGCATCGCGCAAGCTGGGCGCGCTCAAGGCCTGGATGGATGCTATGGATTTCGTAGCTAAAGAGGCAGGCAATCCCGCGGCATTGGCCGATTTCGATGCCAAGATCGCCGCCAACCGCCGTGATTTCGACGCCCGCTTCGGCCGCGCCCGCTGGTTCATCGCGCACCAGCGCTGGACCGAGGCCATGGACGAACTGCTCGAAATCCTCATGCGCGACAAGGCCTGGAACGAAGAGGCCGCGCGCAAGACCTATGTGGCCGTGCTCGAGATCATCGAGCCGCCCCGGGTGAAGGTGGCCGAGGGGCAGATCCCCCCGGAAGACCCGACGGTCGCCACCTACCGCCGCCGCCTGTCCAGCGTGGTGCTGAGCTGA
- a CDS encoding META domain-containing protein, whose protein sequence is MGAEKRARAAALAVASVLVLALAGCATSPPPDAMVIGTVFSRERLYVPPDEPAVFEAALLDVSRPDAPPTVLGRQRIELPGPPPYQLQIPFRSALTQPLLPGRYRVRASLSLQGYVRFASDGTHPLPPDPAYRRVDVELHRLPLDKATVQAEVPLRQTYWRLVEIDDTAVPPAPAGASEPHLVLDSEGGRARGAGGCNRFLASYAVDGVRLRMTQINTTLQLCLQTATLEGRFLQALDEVRTYRQEGRQLLLFGEEARVLLRLEATELE, encoded by the coding sequence ATGGGCGCTGAAAAACGGGCCCGTGCGGCGGCCCTGGCCGTGGCCTCGGTGCTGGTTCTCGCCCTGGCGGGCTGCGCCACATCGCCCCCGCCCGATGCCATGGTCATCGGCACGGTGTTTTCGCGTGAACGCCTTTACGTGCCGCCCGACGAGCCGGCCGTGTTCGAGGCGGCGCTGCTCGACGTCTCGCGGCCCGACGCGCCGCCCACGGTGCTCGGGCGCCAGCGCATCGAACTGCCGGGGCCGCCGCCGTACCAGTTGCAGATCCCTTTCCGGTCCGCGCTCACGCAGCCGCTGCTGCCGGGCCGCTACCGGGTTCGCGCCTCGCTGTCCCTGCAGGGCTACGTGCGCTTCGCCTCCGATGGCACCCATCCGTTGCCGCCGGACCCGGCCTATCGTCGCGTGGATGTCGAGCTGCACCGCCTGCCTTTGGACAAGGCGACCGTGCAGGCCGAGGTGCCGCTGCGACAGACCTACTGGCGATTGGTGGAAATCGATGACACCGCCGTGCCGCCGGCCCCCGCGGGAGCGTCCGAGCCGCATCTGGTGCTGGACAGCGAAGGGGGGCGAGCGCGCGGGGCCGGGGGCTGCAACCGTTTTCTGGCGAGCTACGCGGTGGACGGCGTGCGTCTGCGGATGACGCAGATCAACACGACCCTGCAGCTGTGCTTGCAGACGGCCACCCTGGAGGGCCGTTTTCTGCAAGCGCTGGACGAAGTCCGGACCTACCGCCAGGAAGGGCGGCAACTGCTGCTGTTCGGCGAAGAAGCGCGCGTGCTGCTGCGGCTGGAGGCGACCGAGCTGGAGTGA
- a CDS encoding phosphoribosylaminoimidazolesuccinocarboxamide synthase — translation MTLPLSSALHTSALTSLPLLARGKVRDNYAVGDDRILMVASDRLSAFDVIMGEPIPGKGELLTRMALFWFDKLGHLCPNHLTGEDPESVVTSDEAPQVRGRSMLVQRLQPIPVEAVVRGYLAGSGWKEYQESRAVCGVQLPEGLTNAAKLLQPIYTPAAKAAMGEHDENITFERTAEMIGIDLATKIRDLSIAIYQEAAAIALDKGMIIADTKFEFGLAPDGTLVLMDEVLTPDSSRYWPVEGYESALAAGENPPSYDKQFVRDWLEQTQINGKPWNKTAPAPRLPREVVEKTAAKYREALERLMG, via the coding sequence ATGACCCTGCCCCTTTCCTCCGCACTGCACACCTCCGCCCTCACGTCCCTGCCGCTGCTTGCGCGCGGCAAGGTGCGCGACAACTACGCCGTGGGCGACGACCGCATCCTGATGGTGGCCAGCGACCGCCTCTCGGCGTTCGACGTGATCATGGGCGAGCCGATTCCCGGCAAGGGCGAACTGCTCACGCGGATGGCGCTGTTCTGGTTCGACAAGCTGGGCCACCTGTGCCCCAACCACCTGACGGGCGAAGACCCCGAGAGCGTGGTGACGTCGGACGAAGCGCCCCAGGTGCGGGGCCGCTCGATGCTGGTGCAGCGCCTGCAGCCGATCCCCGTCGAAGCGGTGGTGCGGGGCTACCTGGCCGGCAGCGGCTGGAAGGAATACCAGGAGTCGCGCGCGGTGTGCGGCGTGCAGTTGCCCGAGGGCCTGACCAACGCGGCCAAGCTGCTGCAGCCCATCTACACCCCGGCCGCCAAGGCCGCGATGGGCGAGCACGACGAGAACATCACCTTCGAGCGGACGGCGGAGATGATCGGCATCGATCTGGCCACGAAGATCCGCGACCTCAGCATCGCCATCTACCAGGAGGCCGCCGCCATCGCGCTGGACAAGGGCATGATCATTGCCGACACCAAGTTCGAGTTCGGCCTGGCGCCCGACGGCACGCTGGTGCTGATGGACGAGGTGCTCACGCCCGACAGCTCGCGCTACTGGCCCGTGGAAGGCTACGAAAGCGCGCTGGCCGCCGGCGAGAACCCGCCCAGCTATGACAAGCAGTTCGTGCGCGACTGGCTGGAGCAGACGCAGATCAACGGCAAGCCCTGGAACAAGACCGCGCCGGCCCCACGCCTGCCCCGCGAGGTGGTCGAGAAGACCGCCGCCAAGTACCGCGAGGCGCTCGAACGCCTGATGGGCTGA
- the hpf gene encoding ribosome hibernation-promoting factor, HPF/YfiA family → MNLTISGHHLEVTPALRAHVTEKLDIISKHFDQVVDVKVLLTVEKQKEKEKRQRAECNVHVKGSDLFAESSHSDLYVAVNDLVEKLDRQVVRHKDRIQNHHHGAIKRELMV, encoded by the coding sequence ATGAACCTGACGATCAGTGGTCATCACCTCGAAGTAACCCCCGCATTGCGTGCCCATGTGACGGAAAAGCTGGACATCATCAGCAAGCATTTCGACCAGGTGGTCGACGTCAAGGTGCTACTCACCGTCGAGAAGCAAAAGGAAAAGGAAAAGCGCCAGCGCGCGGAGTGCAACGTGCATGTGAAAGGCAGTGACCTGTTCGCCGAGAGTTCCCATTCCGACCTGTATGTCGCGGTGAACGACCTCGTGGAAAAGCTCGACCGGCAGGTCGTGCGCCACAAGGACCGCATTCAAAACCACCACCACGGCGCCATCAAGCGGGAGTTGATGGTCTGA
- a CDS encoding PTS sugar transporter subunit IIA — MNRLASILPAAQVLVSVDATSKKRAFEEAGLLFESQHGLSRALITDSLFARERLGSTGLGHGVAIPHGRIKGLKAPMAAVFQLAHPIGFDAPDEQPVGLLIFLLVPEAATQKHLEILSEIAELLSDGSLRERIKGSTDAAELHGLIAGWQSAQATA, encoded by the coding sequence ATGAACCGTCTTGCCTCCATCCTGCCTGCCGCTCAAGTGCTCGTGAGCGTCGATGCCACCAGCAAAAAGCGCGCTTTCGAAGAGGCAGGGTTGTTGTTCGAGAGCCAGCACGGCCTGTCTCGCGCCCTCATCACCGACAGCCTCTTCGCTCGCGAGCGGCTGGGTTCCACCGGATTGGGCCACGGCGTCGCCATCCCGCATGGCCGCATCAAGGGCCTCAAGGCACCGATGGCCGCCGTCTTCCAGCTGGCCCACCCGATCGGTTTCGATGCGCCGGACGAGCAACCCGTCGGCCTGCTGATCTTCCTGCTGGTGCCCGAGGCGGCCACGCAAAAGCATTTGGAGATCCTGTCCGAGATCGCCGAGCTGCTGAGCGACGGCTCGCTGCGCGAGCGCATCAAGGGCAGCACCGACGCCGCCGAACTGCATGGCCTGATCGCCGGCTGGCAGTCCGCCCAGGCCACCGCCTGA
- the hprK gene encoding HPr(Ser) kinase/phosphatase: MKPNVVSADVLFEEFRGPLKWEWVAGLGASERRFDEVAVCSARSGADLVGYLNYIHPYRVQILGERETAYLTNATPEDCKRRIARIVTLEPPVLVLADSQVAPDALLSMCERAQIPMFSTHESSAFVIDVLRAYLSKHFADRTTMHGVFMDILGLGVLITGESGLGKSELGLELISRGNGLVADDAVDLFRINQTTIEGKCPDLLQNLLEVRGIGLLDIRAIFGETAVRRKMRLKLIVHLVRKETLERDYERLPYEPLTQDVLGVPVLKVVIQVVAGRNIAVLVEAAVRNTILNLRGIDTYQEFVERHRRAMERDGS, from the coding sequence GTGAAACCCAACGTTGTCAGCGCCGATGTCCTGTTCGAGGAATTCCGCGGCCCGCTGAAGTGGGAGTGGGTCGCCGGCCTCGGGGCTTCCGAGCGGCGCTTCGACGAGGTGGCCGTGTGCTCCGCGCGCTCCGGCGCCGACCTGGTGGGCTACCTCAACTACATCCACCCGTACCGGGTGCAGATTCTGGGCGAGCGCGAAACCGCCTACCTCACCAACGCGACGCCCGAGGACTGCAAGCGCCGCATCGCCCGCATCGTCACGCTGGAGCCGCCCGTGCTGGTGCTGGCCGACAGCCAGGTCGCGCCCGATGCGCTGCTGTCCATGTGCGAGCGTGCGCAGATTCCGATGTTCTCCACGCACGAGTCGTCGGCCTTCGTCATCGACGTGCTGCGCGCCTACCTGTCCAAGCACTTCGCCGACCGCACCACCATGCACGGCGTGTTCATGGACATCCTGGGCCTGGGCGTGCTGATCACCGGCGAGTCGGGCCTGGGCAAGAGCGAGCTGGGCCTGGAGCTGATCTCGCGCGGCAACGGCCTGGTGGCCGACGACGCGGTGGACCTGTTCCGCATCAACCAGACCACCATCGAGGGCAAGTGCCCCGATCTGCTGCAGAACCTGCTGGAGGTGCGCGGCATCGGCCTGCTGGACATCCGCGCGATCTTTGGCGAGACCGCCGTGCGCCGCAAGATGCGGCTCAAGCTCATCGTGCACCTGGTGCGCAAGGAAACGCTGGAGCGCGACTACGAGCGCCTGCCCTACGAGCCCCTCACGCAGGACGTGCTGGGCGTGCCGGTGCTGAAAGTCGTGATCCAGGTGGTGGCCGGCCGCAATATCGCCGTGCTGGTGGAAGCCGCCGTGCGCAACACCATCCTGAACCTGCGGGGAATCGACACCTACCAGGAATTCGTGGAGCGGCACCGCCGGGCCATGGAGCGCGACGGCTCCTGA
- the fur gene encoding ferric iron uptake transcriptional regulator: MTNIDELKSTGLKATLPRLKILEIFQKGAQRHMTAEDVFRVLLEERSDIGLATVYRVLTQFEQAGILNRSNFESGKAVYELNEGQHHDHFICTVCGKVEEFYDPEIEKRQQLVAKSKGWVVQDHSMALYGQCATCAKLATPHR; encoded by the coding sequence ATGACGAACATCGACGAACTCAAGAGCACCGGCCTGAAGGCCACCCTGCCGCGCCTGAAGATCCTCGAGATCTTCCAGAAAGGCGCGCAGCGCCATATGACCGCGGAAGACGTTTTTCGCGTGCTGCTGGAAGAGCGCTCGGACATCGGCCTGGCCACCGTGTACCGCGTGCTCACGCAGTTCGAGCAGGCCGGCATCCTGAACCGCAGCAACTTCGAGAGCGGCAAGGCGGTGTACGAGCTGAACGAAGGCCAGCACCACGACCACTTCATCTGCACGGTCTGCGGCAAGGTCGAAGAGTTCTACGACCCCGAGATCGAAAAGCGCCAGCAACTGGTGGCCAAATCGAAGGGCTGGGTGGTGCAGGACCATTCCATGGCCCTGTACGGCCAGTGCGCCACCTGCGCCAAGCTGGCCACGCCGCACCGCTGA
- a CDS encoding outer membrane protein assembly factor BamE yields MSVSARCSARCALTLLIGASLTACGSFDSASNRVANLVTPYKVDVVQGNFVSREQVEALKPGMGRQQVKEILGTPLVTSLFHADRWEYVFTLKRPGVEVQSRKLTVFFNGDVFDRAEGDEMPTEAEFVATLGTRTPKNKVPVLEATEAQLAKFPKPATLPEPADSPVPTPPSSYPPLESSTR; encoded by the coding sequence ATGTCCGTTTCCGCCCGCTGCAGCGCCCGTTGCGCCCTGACCCTGTTGATCGGCGCCAGCTTGACGGCCTGCGGCAGCTTCGACAGCGCCAGCAACCGCGTTGCCAACCTGGTCACTCCCTACAAGGTGGACGTGGTTCAAGGCAACTTCGTTTCGCGCGAACAGGTCGAGGCGCTCAAGCCCGGCATGGGGCGCCAGCAGGTCAAGGAAATCCTCGGCACGCCGCTCGTGACCAGCCTGTTCCACGCCGACCGCTGGGAATACGTCTTCACGCTCAAGCGTCCCGGCGTCGAGGTGCAGTCGCGCAAGCTGACCGTGTTCTTCAACGGCGACGTGTTCGACCGCGCCGAGGGCGACGAGATGCCCACCGAGGCCGAGTTCGTCGCCACCCTGGGCACCCGCACCCCCAAGAACAAGGTGCCGGTGCTGGAGGCGACCGAGGCCCAGCTGGCCAAATTCCCCAAACCGGCCACGCTGCCCGAACCTGCCGATTCGCCCGTGCCCACCCCGCCGTCCAGCTACCCGCCGCTGGAATCGTCGACCCGCTGA
- the dapB gene encoding 4-hydroxy-tetrahydrodipicolinate reductase: protein MTATTSPTASPSTPCRVAVAGASGRMGRMLIEAIRDTDGECVLAGALDVAASPAIGSDATAFLGHASGVAITADVREGLRHADVLIDFTRPEGTMAHLAVCAETGVNMVIGTTGLSDAQKAEIAAASARTAILLSPNMSVGVNVTLKLLELAAKAMSTGYDIEIIESHHRHKVDAPSGTALKMGEVIAQALGRDLKDCAVYAREGITGERDPSSIGFSAIRGGDIVGDHTVLFAGTGERIEITHKSASRTTYAQGSLRAVRFLAAHKTGLFDMFDVLGLNAA, encoded by the coding sequence ATGACCGCCACCACCTCCCCGACCGCATCCCCCTCCACCCCGTGCCGCGTGGCCGTCGCCGGGGCGTCCGGCCGCATGGGGCGCATGCTGATCGAAGCCATCCGCGACACCGACGGCGAATGCGTGCTGGCCGGCGCGCTCGATGTGGCAGCGAGCCCCGCCATCGGCTCGGACGCCACGGCCTTCCTGGGCCATGCCAGCGGCGTGGCCATCACGGCCGACGTGCGCGAAGGCCTGCGCCATGCCGACGTGCTGATCGACTTCACCCGCCCCGAGGGCACCATGGCCCACCTGGCGGTGTGCGCCGAGACGGGTGTCAATATGGTGATCGGCACCACGGGCCTGTCCGACGCGCAAAAGGCCGAGATCGCCGCCGCCAGCGCACGCACGGCCATCCTGCTGTCGCCCAACATGAGCGTGGGCGTGAACGTCACGCTCAAGCTGCTGGAGCTGGCCGCCAAGGCCATGTCCACCGGCTACGACATCGAGATCATCGAGTCCCACCACCGCCACAAGGTGGACGCGCCCTCGGGCACCGCGCTCAAGATGGGCGAGGTCATCGCGCAGGCCCTGGGGCGCGACCTCAAGGACTGCGCCGTCTATGCCCGCGAGGGCATTACCGGCGAGCGCGATCCGTCGAGCATCGGCTTTTCCGCCATCCGCGGCGGCGACATCGTGGGCGACCACACCGTGCTGTTCGCCGGCACCGGCGAGCGCATCGAGATCACCCACAAATCCGCCAGCCGCACGACCTATGCCCAGGGCAGCCTGCGCGCCGTGCGATTCCTCGCCGCGCACAAGACCGGCCTGTTCGACATGTTCGACGTGCTGGGCCTGAACGCGGCCTGA
- a CDS encoding MotA/TolQ/ExbB proton channel family protein, which translates to MDGLHWWRQGDAVTQISALLLLAMSVASWVVIVWKALLMRRARRDAVRAIAAFWQAPSIALAAERLPAFDRDGLVMPLVQAASAVAGANPAPATLAARGSLSQQLTRGLRDALHGVLGRLQFGQVLLATVGSTAPFVGLLGTVWGIYHALTAMAGAGQITIDRVAGPVGEALVMTAAGLTVAIPAVLAYNVFGRFIGRTEADLEGFARDLRELVLDEAGIAPTATVND; encoded by the coding sequence ATGGACGGCCTGCACTGGTGGCGTCAGGGCGACGCGGTCACGCAGATCAGCGCGCTGCTGCTGCTGGCCATGTCGGTCGCCAGTTGGGTCGTCATCGTCTGGAAGGCCCTGCTGATGCGCCGCGCCCGCCGCGATGCGGTCCGCGCCATCGCCGCCTTCTGGCAGGCCCCGTCGATCGCCCTTGCGGCCGAGCGCCTTCCCGCCTTCGACCGCGATGGCCTGGTGATGCCGCTGGTGCAGGCCGCCAGCGCCGTGGCCGGTGCCAACCCGGCCCCCGCCACGCTGGCCGCGCGCGGCAGCCTGTCCCAGCAACTGACGCGCGGCCTGCGCGATGCGCTGCACGGCGTGCTGGGCCGGCTGCAGTTCGGGCAGGTGCTGCTGGCCACCGTGGGCTCCACCGCGCCGTTCGTGGGCCTGCTGGGCACGGTGTGGGGCATCTACCATGCGCTCACCGCCATGGCCGGTGCCGGGCAGATCACCATCGACCGCGTAGCGGGCCCCGTGGGCGAGGCGCTGGTCATGACCGCCGCCGGCCTGACCGTGGCCATCCCCGCCGTGCTGGCCTACAACGTGTTCGGCCGCTTCATCGGCCGCACCGAGGCCGACCTGGAAGGCTTCGCGCGCGACCTGCGCGAGCTGGTGCTGGACGAGGCCGGCATCGCACCGACCGCCACGGTGAACGACTGA
- a CDS encoding ExbD/TolR family protein, which produces MAFGRLERTTGPQPMSDINMTPLVDVMLVLVVIFILTAPLLASSIRLDLPRADGATPGAPPQSVTVVLDKEGQAYLDDVPLAPQALAARLAQLAREQPDTEVQLRADTAVPYGRVVEVMGAANAAGLRRIGFVADPAASSAPPR; this is translated from the coding sequence ATGGCATTCGGCCGACTCGAACGCACCACCGGGCCACAGCCCATGAGCGACATCAACATGACGCCGCTGGTGGACGTGATGCTGGTGCTGGTGGTCATCTTCATCCTGACCGCGCCGTTGCTGGCCAGCTCGATCCGGCTGGACCTGCCGCGCGCCGATGGCGCCACGCCCGGCGCGCCGCCGCAGTCGGTCACCGTGGTGCTCGACAAGGAAGGCCAGGCCTATCTGGACGATGTGCCGCTGGCCCCGCAGGCGCTGGCGGCGCGCCTGGCGCAACTGGCCAGGGAGCAGCCGGACACCGAAGTGCAATTGCGCGCCGACACCGCCGTGCCGTATGGCCGGGTGGTCGAGGTGATGGGCGCGGCCAACGCGGCGGGCTTGCGGCGCATCGGTTTCGTGGCGGACCCGGCGGCATCCTCGGCCCCGCCCCGCTGA